One region of Mangifera indica cultivar Alphonso chromosome 3, CATAS_Mindica_2.1, whole genome shotgun sequence genomic DNA includes:
- the LOC123210335 gene encoding serine/threonine-protein kinase PBL27-like produces the protein MGGCFSCLGSSSNEEAASGVVKELNKESTKDGSISQPHPVNRASSDKSKYRSGADTKKELVVPKEPTAHIAAQTFAFRELAAATKNFRPECLLGEGGFGRVYKGRLESTGQVVAVKQLDRNGLQGNREFLVEVLMLSLLHHSNLVNLIGYCADGDQRLLVYEFMPLGSLEDHLHDLPPNKEPLDWNTRMKIAAGAAKGLEYLHDKANPPVIYRDLKSSNILLDEGYHPKLSDFGLAKLGPVGDKTHVSTRVMGTYGYCAPEYAMTGQLTLKSDVYSFGVVFLELITGRKAIDNTRAHGEHNLVAWARPLFKDRRKFPKMADPLLQGRYPMRGLYQALAVAAMCLQEQAATRPLIGDVVTALTYLASQTYDPNSASNLSIRVGPSTPRNRDDRRNMGDGLDSPDEHGHVRRHGSPSTHKNSPDYRKREHVRELSNGVDLGRNEAGGGSGRKWVVEDLGQQESQRDSPGSTGRARETPRNRDLDRERAVAEAKVWGENWREKKRANAMGSFDGTNE, from the exons ATGGGTGGGTGTTTTTCTTGTTTGGGATCATCCAGTAACGAGGAAGCTGCTAGTGGTGTAGTGAAGGAACTGAACAAGGAGTCAACTAAAGATGGCTCAATTTCTCAGCCTCATCCTGTTAATAGAGCTAGTTCAG ACAAGTCAAAATATCGGAGTGGTGCTGACACTAAGAAGGAACTAGTAGTTCCTAAGGAACCAACTGCACATATTGCGGCACAAACATTTGCCTTTAGAGAGCTTGCTGCTGCCACTAAGAACTTTAGACCAGAATGTCTATTGGGTGAAGGCGGTTTTGGACGTGTTTACAAGGGCCGCTTGGAAAGCACAGGACAG GTAGTTGCTGTCAAACAGCTTGACCGAAATGGTCTTCAAGGAAATAGAGAATTTCTGGTGGAAGTTCTCATGCTTAGCCTCTTACACCACTCTAACCTTGTCaatttgattggttattgtGCGGATGGGGACCAACGACTACTTGTTTATGAATTCATGCCCTTGGGATCATTGGAAGATCATTTACATG ATCTCCCACCAAACAAAGAGCCATTGGACTGGAATACACGGATGAAGATTGCGGCTGGTGCAGCGAAGGGGTTAGAATACCTACATGATAAAGCGAACCCACCTGTTATATATAgggatttaaaatcatcaaatattcTACTTGATGAGGGCTATCACCCCAAGTTATCTGATTTTGGGCTTGCTAAGTTGGGCCCTGTTGGTGACAAAACCCATGTATCCACTCGAGTGATGGGTACATATGGTTATTGTGCACCAGAATATGCTATGACTGGCCAACTCACTTTAAAGTCTGATGTGTACAGTTTTGGAGTTGTGTTTCTTGAGTTGATCACAGGGCGCAAGGCTATTGATAATACACGGGCTCATGGGGAGCATAATCTTGTTGCATGG GCACGACCACTCTTCAAGGATCGCAGGAAGTTTCCCAAGATGGCTGACCCTCTATTGCAAGGTCGTTACCCAATGCGAGGACTTTACCAAGCTCTTGCAGTTGCAGCCATGTGTTTGCAGGAGCAAGCTGCTACAAGACCTCTTATTGGTGATGTGGTGACTGCACTTACATATTTAGCGTCCCAAACCTATGACCCAAATTCAGCCAGCAATCTGAGTATCAGAGTTGGTCCATCTACTCCTAGAAATAGGGATGACAGAAGGAATATGGGAGATGGGCTAGATAGCCCAGATGAGCATGGACATGTTCGGAGGCACGGTTCACCTTCCACCCATAAAAATTCTCCTGATTACAGGAAGAGGGAGCATGTTAGGGAATTGAGTAACGGTGTAGACTTGGGCAGAAATGAGGCTGGTGGTGGATCGGGGAGAAAATGGGTTGTGGAGGATTTAGGGCAACAGGAATCTCAGAGAGACAGCCCTGGAAGCACTGGGAGAGCAAGGGAAACTCCAAGGAACCGTGATTTAGATAGAGAGCGAGCTGTGGCAGAGGCAAAAGTATGGGGTGAGAACTGGAGGGAGAAAAAGCGGGCTAATGCAATGGGGAGCTTTGATGGTACAAATGAGTAA
- the LOC123210333 gene encoding ISWI chromatin-remodeling complex ATPase CHR11 isoform X1, whose product MARPSKPRDSSDEAMSNGSTSSEDEQINDQINEDDEEELEAVTRSVGSDEDNSPASDEDAVAEGEDGEEDENGGKDAEIRKREKARLKEMQNLKKQKIQEMLDAQNAAIDADMNNRGQGRLKYLLQQTELFAHFAKGSQSAPQKKVKGRGRHASKITEEEEDEEYLKEEEDGLSGTTRLVTQPSCIQGKMRDYQLAGLNWLIRLYENGINGILADEMGLGKTLQTISLLGYLHEFRGITGPHMVVAPKSTLGNWMNEIRRFCPILRAVKFLGNPDERRHIREELLVARKFDVCVTSFEMAIKEKSALRRFSWRYIIIDEAHRIKNENSLLSKTMRLYNTNYRLLITGTPLQNNLHELWSLLNFLLPEIFSSAETFDEWFQISGENDQQEVVQQLHKVLRPFLLRRLKSDVEKGLPPKKETILKVGMSQMQKQYYRALLQKDLEVVNAGGERKRLLNIAMQLRKCCNHPYLFQGAEPGPPYTTGEHLITNAGKMVLLDKLLPKLKERDSRVLIFSQMTRLLDILEDYLMFRGYLYCRIDGNTGGEDRDASIEAFNKPGSEKFVFLLSTRAGGLGINLATADVVILYDSDWNPQVDLQAQDRAHRIGQKKEVQVFRFCTEYTIEEKVIERAYKKLALDALVIQQGRLAEQKTVNKDELLQMVRFGAEMVFSSKDSTITDEDIDRIIAKGEEATAELDAKMKKFTEDAIKFKMDETAELYDFDDEKDENKLDFKKIVSENWIEPPKRERKRNYSESEYFKQTMRQGGPAKPKEPRIPRMPQLHDFQFFNTQRLSELYEKEVRYLMQTHQKNQLKDTIDVDEPEEGGDPLTAEELEEKERLLEEGFSSWSRRDFNTFIRACEKYGRNDIKSIVLEMEGKTEEEVERYAKVFKERYKELNDYDRIIKNIERGEARISRKDEIMKAIGKKLDRYKNPWLELKIQYGQNKGKLYNEECDRFMICMVHKLGYGNWDELKAAFRTSPLFRFDWFVKSRTTQELARRCDTLIRLVEKENQEYDERERQARKEKKLAKNMTPSKRAAGRQQPNESPSSQKKRKQLSMDDYLSSGKRRK is encoded by the exons ATGGCGAGACCCTCGAAGCCACGAGACTCATCCGATGAAGCCATGTCGAACGGCTCTACATCGTCGGAAGACGAGCAAATCAATGATCAAATCAACGAAGACGATGAGGAGGAGCTCGAAGCCGTGACACGATCCGTCGGCTCTGACGAAGACAATTCCCCTGCGTCGGATGAAGACGCTGTTGCTGAGGGTGAAGACGGTGAAGAG GATGAAAATGGTGGAAAGGATGCAGAAATCAGGAAGCGGGAGAAGGCAAGACTAAAAGAAATGCAAAacttaaagaaacaaaagattcAGGAAATGTTGGATGCGCAAAATGCTGCTATAGATGCTGATATG AACAATAGAGGGCAGGGCAGATTAAAGTATTTATTACAGCAAACAGAGTTGTTTGCGCATTTTGCCAAAGGCTCCCAATCTGCACCTCAAAAGAAAGTGAAAGGAAG GGGTCGACATGCATCAAAGATAactgaagaggaagaagatgaagaatatttgaaggaagaagaagatggtttATCAGGAACCACACGACTGGTTACACAACCTTCCT GTATTCAAGGAAAGATGAGGGATTACCAGCTGGCTGGATTAAACTGGCTCATTAGGTTGTATGAGAATGGTATAAATGGGATCCTTGCTGATGAAATG GGTCTTGGAAAAACTTTGCAAACCATATCCTTGTTGGGCTACCTTCATGAGTTCAGAGGAATCACCGGTCCTCATATGGTAGTTGCTCCAAAATCTACCCTTGGTAACTGGATGAATGAAATTCGGCGTTTCTGCCCAATTTTGCGGGCTGTTAAGTTTCTTGGAAATCCAGATGAAAGG AGACATATACGTGAGGAGTTACTGGTTGCTAGAAAGTTTGATGTCTGTGTCACAAGTTTTGAGATGGCCATCAAAGAGAAGTCTGCCTTGCGTCGCTTCAGCTGGCGCTATATAATCATTGATGAAGCCCATCGAATCAAGAATGAAAATTCTCTCCTTTCTAAAACAATGAGACTGTATAATACCAACTACCGTCTTCTTATCACGGGTACCCCACTTCAG AACAATCTTCATGAACTATGGTCCCTTCTTAACTTCTTACTTCCTGAAATCTTTAGTTCAGCTGAAACTTTTGATGAATGGTTCCAAATTTCTGGGGAAAATGACCAGCAGGAAGTTGTCCAACAACTTCACAAG GTCCTCCGGCCATTTCTTCTGCGAAGATTGAAGTCAGATGTTGAGAAAGGTCTACCTCCAAAAAAGGAAACAATACTGAAAGTTGGCATGTCCCAGATGCAAAAACAGTACTACAGAGCATTGCTACAGAAAGATCTTGAAGTTGTGAATGCAGGTGGAGAACGTAAACGTCTTCTGAACATTGCAATGCAGCTGCGTAAATGCTGTAATCATCCATATCTGTTCCAAGGGGCTGAACCTGGTCCTCCTTACACTACAGGGGAGCATCTCATAACAAATGCTG GTAAAATGGTTCTTCTGGATAAGTTGCTACCGAAGCTAAAAGAGCGTGATTCAAGGGTCTTAATATTTTCTCAG ATGACAAGGCTGCTGGACATTCTTGAAGACTATTTAATGTTTCGTGGGTACCTATATTGTCGGATTGATGGCAATACTGGTGGAGAAGATCGAGATGCTTCTATTGAGGCCTTCAATAAGCCAGGAAGTGAGAAATTTGTTTTCTTGCTGTCAACTAGAGCTGGAGGCCTTGGTATTAATCTTGCCACTGCAGATGTGGTCATCCTTTATGATAGTGACTG GAACCCTCAAGTTGATCTGCAAGCACAGGATCGTGCTCACAGGATTGGCCAAAAGAAAGAAGTTCAAGTGTTCCGATTTTGTACAGAG TATACTATTGAGGAAAAAGTGATTGAGAGGGCATATAAAAAACTTGCACTTGATGCTCTGGTGATTCAACAAGGAAGATTAGCAGAGCAGAAAA CTGTCAATAAAGATGAGCTGCTTCAGATGGTGAGATTTGGTGCTGAAATGGTTTTCAGCTCCAAGGATAGCACAATTACTGATGAGGATATCGACAGAATTATTGCAAAAGGAGAAGAAGCAACAGCTGAATTGGatgcaaagatgaaaaaatttacTGAAGatgcaattaaatttaaaatggacGAGA CTGCTGAATTGTATGATTTTGATGACGAGAAG GATGAGAACAAGCTTGACTTCAAGAAAATCGTTAGTGAAAACTGGATTGAGCCTCCAAAAAGAGAGCGGAAGCGCaa TTACTCTGAATCTGAGTACTTTAAACAAACAATGCGCCAAGGTGGACCTGCAAAACCAAAAGAGCCACGAATTCCTAGGATGCCCCAACT GcatgattttcaatttttcaacacTCAAAGGTTGAGTGAACTGTATGAAAAAGAAGTACGCTACCTTATG cAAACTCATCAGAAGAATCAGTTGAAAGACACAATTGATGTAGATGAGCCTGAAG AAGGGGGAGATCCATTGACTGCAGAGGAATTGGAAGAAAAGGAACGATTATTAGAAGAA GGATTTTCTTCCTGGAGTAGAAGAGATTTCAATACTTTCATTAGGGCATGTGAGAAGTATGGACGAAATGACATAAAAAGTATAGTGTTAGAAATGGAAGGAAAGACTGAGGAAGAAGTTGAAAGATATGCTAAAGTTTTTAAAGAACGATATAAGGAGTTAAATG ATTATGATAGGATCATTAAGAACATTGAAAGGGGAGAGGCCAGAATTTCTCGGAAAGATGAGATCATGAAAGCCATTGGGAAGAAATTAGATCGCTATAAAAATCCATGGCTTGAACTAAAGATTCAGTATGGTCAGAACAAAGGAAAGTTGTACAATGAAGAATGTGACCGTTTCATG ATCTGCATGGTTCACAAGCTTGGATATGGAAACTGGGATGAGCTCAAGGCAGCATTCCGTACATCACCGTTATTTCGATTTGACTGGTTTGTGAAGTCTCGTACGACCCAAGAACTTGCTAGAAGATGTGATACCCTCATTCGGTTGGTAGAGAAGGAAAACCAAGAATATGATGAGAGGGAGAGACAGGccaggaaagaaaagaaacttgCCAAG AACATGACACCATCAAAGCGTGCTGCGGGAAGGCAGCAGCCAAATGAGAGCCCAAGTTCCCAAAAGAAGCGGAAGCAGTTATCAATGGATGACTACCTTAGCTCA GGGAAGAGGAGGAAATGA
- the LOC123210333 gene encoding ISWI chromatin-remodeling complex ATPase CHR11 isoform X2, with product MARPSKPRDSSDEAMSNGSTSSEDEQINDQINEDDEEELEAVTRSVGSDEDNSPASDEDAVAEGEDGEEDENGGKDAEIRKREKARLKEMQNLKKQKIQEMLDAQNAAIDADMNNRGQGRLKYLLQQTELFAHFAKGSQSAPQKKVKGRGRHASKITEEEEDEEYLKEEEDGLSGTTRLVTQPSCIQGKMRDYQLAGLNWLIRLYENGINGILADEMGLGKTLQTISLLGYLHEFRGITGPHMVVAPKSTLGNWMNEIRRFCPILRAVKFLGNPDERRHIREELLVARKFDVCVTSFEMAIKEKSALRRFSWRYIIIDEAHRIKNENSLLSKTMRLYNTNYRLLITGTPLQNNLHELWSLLNFLLPEIFSSAETFDEWFQISGENDQQEVVQQLHKVLRPFLLRRLKSDVEKGLPPKKETILKVGMSQMQKQYYRALLQKDLEVVNAGGERKRLLNIAMQLRKCCNHPYLFQGAEPGPPYTTGEHLITNAGKMVLLDKLLPKLKERDSRVLIFSQMTRLLDILEDYLMFRGYLYCRIDGNTGGEDRDASIEAFNKPGSEKFVFLLSTRAGGLGINLATADVVILYDSDWNPQVDLQAQDRAHRIGQKKEVQVFRFCTEYTIEEKVIERAYKKLALDALVIQQGRLAEQKTVNKDELLQMVRFGAEMVFSSKDSTITDEDIDRIIAKGEEATAELDAKMKKFTEDAIKFKMDETAELYDFDDEKDENKLDFKKIVSENWIEPPKRERKRNYSESEYFKQTMRQGGPAKPKEPRIPRMPQLHDFQFFNTQRLSELYEKEVRYLMQTHQKNQLKDTIDVDEPEGGDPLTAEELEEKERLLEEGFSSWSRRDFNTFIRACEKYGRNDIKSIVLEMEGKTEEEVERYAKVFKERYKELNDYDRIIKNIERGEARISRKDEIMKAIGKKLDRYKNPWLELKIQYGQNKGKLYNEECDRFMICMVHKLGYGNWDELKAAFRTSPLFRFDWFVKSRTTQELARRCDTLIRLVEKENQEYDERERQARKEKKLAKNMTPSKRAAGRQQPNESPSSQKKRKQLSMDDYLSSGKRRK from the exons ATGGCGAGACCCTCGAAGCCACGAGACTCATCCGATGAAGCCATGTCGAACGGCTCTACATCGTCGGAAGACGAGCAAATCAATGATCAAATCAACGAAGACGATGAGGAGGAGCTCGAAGCCGTGACACGATCCGTCGGCTCTGACGAAGACAATTCCCCTGCGTCGGATGAAGACGCTGTTGCTGAGGGTGAAGACGGTGAAGAG GATGAAAATGGTGGAAAGGATGCAGAAATCAGGAAGCGGGAGAAGGCAAGACTAAAAGAAATGCAAAacttaaagaaacaaaagattcAGGAAATGTTGGATGCGCAAAATGCTGCTATAGATGCTGATATG AACAATAGAGGGCAGGGCAGATTAAAGTATTTATTACAGCAAACAGAGTTGTTTGCGCATTTTGCCAAAGGCTCCCAATCTGCACCTCAAAAGAAAGTGAAAGGAAG GGGTCGACATGCATCAAAGATAactgaagaggaagaagatgaagaatatttgaaggaagaagaagatggtttATCAGGAACCACACGACTGGTTACACAACCTTCCT GTATTCAAGGAAAGATGAGGGATTACCAGCTGGCTGGATTAAACTGGCTCATTAGGTTGTATGAGAATGGTATAAATGGGATCCTTGCTGATGAAATG GGTCTTGGAAAAACTTTGCAAACCATATCCTTGTTGGGCTACCTTCATGAGTTCAGAGGAATCACCGGTCCTCATATGGTAGTTGCTCCAAAATCTACCCTTGGTAACTGGATGAATGAAATTCGGCGTTTCTGCCCAATTTTGCGGGCTGTTAAGTTTCTTGGAAATCCAGATGAAAGG AGACATATACGTGAGGAGTTACTGGTTGCTAGAAAGTTTGATGTCTGTGTCACAAGTTTTGAGATGGCCATCAAAGAGAAGTCTGCCTTGCGTCGCTTCAGCTGGCGCTATATAATCATTGATGAAGCCCATCGAATCAAGAATGAAAATTCTCTCCTTTCTAAAACAATGAGACTGTATAATACCAACTACCGTCTTCTTATCACGGGTACCCCACTTCAG AACAATCTTCATGAACTATGGTCCCTTCTTAACTTCTTACTTCCTGAAATCTTTAGTTCAGCTGAAACTTTTGATGAATGGTTCCAAATTTCTGGGGAAAATGACCAGCAGGAAGTTGTCCAACAACTTCACAAG GTCCTCCGGCCATTTCTTCTGCGAAGATTGAAGTCAGATGTTGAGAAAGGTCTACCTCCAAAAAAGGAAACAATACTGAAAGTTGGCATGTCCCAGATGCAAAAACAGTACTACAGAGCATTGCTACAGAAAGATCTTGAAGTTGTGAATGCAGGTGGAGAACGTAAACGTCTTCTGAACATTGCAATGCAGCTGCGTAAATGCTGTAATCATCCATATCTGTTCCAAGGGGCTGAACCTGGTCCTCCTTACACTACAGGGGAGCATCTCATAACAAATGCTG GTAAAATGGTTCTTCTGGATAAGTTGCTACCGAAGCTAAAAGAGCGTGATTCAAGGGTCTTAATATTTTCTCAG ATGACAAGGCTGCTGGACATTCTTGAAGACTATTTAATGTTTCGTGGGTACCTATATTGTCGGATTGATGGCAATACTGGTGGAGAAGATCGAGATGCTTCTATTGAGGCCTTCAATAAGCCAGGAAGTGAGAAATTTGTTTTCTTGCTGTCAACTAGAGCTGGAGGCCTTGGTATTAATCTTGCCACTGCAGATGTGGTCATCCTTTATGATAGTGACTG GAACCCTCAAGTTGATCTGCAAGCACAGGATCGTGCTCACAGGATTGGCCAAAAGAAAGAAGTTCAAGTGTTCCGATTTTGTACAGAG TATACTATTGAGGAAAAAGTGATTGAGAGGGCATATAAAAAACTTGCACTTGATGCTCTGGTGATTCAACAAGGAAGATTAGCAGAGCAGAAAA CTGTCAATAAAGATGAGCTGCTTCAGATGGTGAGATTTGGTGCTGAAATGGTTTTCAGCTCCAAGGATAGCACAATTACTGATGAGGATATCGACAGAATTATTGCAAAAGGAGAAGAAGCAACAGCTGAATTGGatgcaaagatgaaaaaatttacTGAAGatgcaattaaatttaaaatggacGAGA CTGCTGAATTGTATGATTTTGATGACGAGAAG GATGAGAACAAGCTTGACTTCAAGAAAATCGTTAGTGAAAACTGGATTGAGCCTCCAAAAAGAGAGCGGAAGCGCaa TTACTCTGAATCTGAGTACTTTAAACAAACAATGCGCCAAGGTGGACCTGCAAAACCAAAAGAGCCACGAATTCCTAGGATGCCCCAACT GcatgattttcaatttttcaacacTCAAAGGTTGAGTGAACTGTATGAAAAAGAAGTACGCTACCTTATG cAAACTCATCAGAAGAATCAGTTGAAAGACACAATTGATGTAGATGAGCCTGAAG GGGGAGATCCATTGACTGCAGAGGAATTGGAAGAAAAGGAACGATTATTAGAAGAA GGATTTTCTTCCTGGAGTAGAAGAGATTTCAATACTTTCATTAGGGCATGTGAGAAGTATGGACGAAATGACATAAAAAGTATAGTGTTAGAAATGGAAGGAAAGACTGAGGAAGAAGTTGAAAGATATGCTAAAGTTTTTAAAGAACGATATAAGGAGTTAAATG ATTATGATAGGATCATTAAGAACATTGAAAGGGGAGAGGCCAGAATTTCTCGGAAAGATGAGATCATGAAAGCCATTGGGAAGAAATTAGATCGCTATAAAAATCCATGGCTTGAACTAAAGATTCAGTATGGTCAGAACAAAGGAAAGTTGTACAATGAAGAATGTGACCGTTTCATG ATCTGCATGGTTCACAAGCTTGGATATGGAAACTGGGATGAGCTCAAGGCAGCATTCCGTACATCACCGTTATTTCGATTTGACTGGTTTGTGAAGTCTCGTACGACCCAAGAACTTGCTAGAAGATGTGATACCCTCATTCGGTTGGTAGAGAAGGAAAACCAAGAATATGATGAGAGGGAGAGACAGGccaggaaagaaaagaaacttgCCAAG AACATGACACCATCAAAGCGTGCTGCGGGAAGGCAGCAGCCAAATGAGAGCCCAAGTTCCCAAAAGAAGCGGAAGCAGTTATCAATGGATGACTACCTTAGCTCA GGGAAGAGGAGGAAATGA